From Macaca mulatta isolate MMU2019108-1 chromosome 3, T2T-MMU8v2.0, whole genome shotgun sequence, the proteins below share one genomic window:
- the LOC144340052 gene encoding ubiquitin carboxyl-terminal hydrolase 17-like protein 6 — protein sequence MEADSLHLGGEWQFNHFSKLTSSRPDAAFAEIQRTSLPEKSPLSSETHVDLCDGLAPVARQPAPGEKLPRSSRRPAAVGAGLQNMGNTCYVNASLQCLTYTPPLANYMLSREHSQLCHHHKCCMLCTMEAHITRALHRPGHVIQPSQALVAGFHRGKQEDAHEFLMFIVDAMKRACLPGHKQVDHDSEDTTLIHQIFGGCWRSQIKCLHCQGVSDTFDPYLDIALDIQAAQSVKQALEQVVKPEELNGENAYHCGLCLQKAPASKTFTLHTSAKVLILVLKRFSDVTGNKLAKNVQYPECLDMQPYMSQQNTGPLVYVLYAVLVHAGWSCHNGHYLSYVKAPGGQWYKMDDAEVTACSIASVLSQQAYVLFYIQKSQLERCSESVSIAIGREPGALGAEHKDRRATQGELQREPCLQVPDLEEHLVERATQESTLDHWKFLQEQNKTKPDFNVRKVECTLPPNVLVIHPSKYKSGMNNRHPEQQSSLLNLSSRNLAPQESMNTGTLTSLQGRTRRSKGRNKHSKRALFVCQ from the coding sequence atggaggccgattcactccacttgggaggtgagtggcagttcaaccacttttcaaaactcacatcttctcggccagatgcagcttttgctgaaatccagcggacttctctacctgagaagtcaccactgtcatctgagacccatgtcgacctctgtgatggtttggctcctgtggcaagacagcctgcccctggggagaagcttcctcgcagtagcaggagacctgctgcggtgggggctgggctccagaatatgggaaatacttgctatgtgaatgcttccctgcagtgcctgacatacacaccaccccttgccaactacatgctgtcccgggagcactctcaactttgtcatcatcacaagtgctgcatgctgtgtacgatggaagctcacatcacacgggccctccaccgtcctggccacgtcatccagccctcacaggcattggttgctggcttccatcgaggcaagcaggaagatgcccatgaatttctgatgttcattgtggatgccatgaaaagggcatgccttcccgggcacaagcaggtagatcatgactctgaggacaccaccctcatccaccagatatttggaggctgctggagatctcaaatcaagtgtctccactgccagggcgtttcggacacctttgacccttacctggacattgccctggatatccaggcagctcagagtgtgaagcaagctttggaacaggtggtgaagcccgaagaactcaatggagagaatgcctatcattgtggtctttgtctccagaaggcgcctgcctccaagacgttcactctacacacttctgccaaggtcctcatccttgtattgaagagattctccgatgtcacaggcaacaaacttgccaagaatgtgcaataccctgagtgccttgacatgcagccatacatgtctcagcagaacacaggacctcttgtctatgtcctctatgctgtgctggtccatgctgggtggagttgtcacaacggacattacctctcttatgtcaaagctccaggaggccagtggtataaaatggatgacgccgaggtcactgcctgtagcatcgcttctgtcctgagtcaacaggcctatgtcctcttttacatccagaagagtcaactggaaagatgcagtgagagtgtgtcaatagcaataggcagggaaccaggagcccttggtgctgaacacaaagacaggcgagcaacgcaaggagagctccagagagaaccctgcctccaggtacccgacttggaggagcacttggtggaaagagccactcaggaaagcaccttagaccactggaagttcctccaagagcaaaacaaaaccaagcctgacttcaacgtcagaaaagtcgaatgtaccctgcctcccaacgtgcttgtgattcatccatcaaaatacaagagtgggatgaacaaccgtcatcctgaacagcaaagctccctgctgaacctctcttcaaggaacctggcacctcaggagtccatgaacactggcacactcacttctctgcaagggaggaccaggagatccaaagggaggaacaaacacagcaagagggctctgtttgtgtgccagtga
- the LOC144340053 gene encoding ubiquitin carboxyl-terminal hydrolase 17-like protein 6: MEADSLHLGGEWQFNHFSKLTSSRPDAAFAEIQRTSLPEKSPLSSETHVDLCDGLAPVARQPAPGEKLPRSSRRPAAVGAGLQNMGNTCYVNASLQCLTYTPPLANYMLSREHSQLCHHHKCCMLCTMEAHITRALHRPGHVIQPSQALVAGFHRGKQEDAHEFLMFIEDAMKRACLPGHKQVDHDSEDTTLIHQIFGGCWRSQIKCLHCQGVSDTFDPYLDIALDIQAAQSVKQALEQVVKPEELNGENAYHCGLCLQKAPASKTFTLHTSAKVLILVLKRFSDVTGNKLAKNVQYPECLDMQPYMSQQNTGPLVYVLYAVLVHAGGSCHNGHYLSYVKAPGGQWYKMDDAEVTACSIASVLSQQAYVLFYIQKSQLERCSESVSIAIGREPGALGAEHKDRRATQGELQREPCLQVPDLEEHLVERATQESTLDHWKFLQEQNKTKPDFNVRKVECTLPPNVLVIHPSKYKSGMNNRHPEQQSSLLNLSSRNLAPQESMNTGTLTSLQGRTRRSKGRNKHSKRALFVCQ; the protein is encoded by the coding sequence atggaggccgattcactccacttgggaggtgagtggcagttcaaccacttttcaaaactcacatcttctcggccagatgcagcttttgctgaaatccagcggacttctctacctgagaagtcaccactgtcatctgagacccatgtcgacctctgtgatggtttggctcctgtggcaagacagcctgcccctggggagaagcttcctcgcagtagcaggagacctgctgcggtgggggctgggctccagaatatgggaaatacttgctatgtgaatgcttccctgcagtgcctgacatacacaccaccccttgccaactacatgctgtcccgggagcactctcaactttgtcatcatcacaagtgctgcatgctgtgtacgatggaagctcacatcacacgggccctccaccgtcctggccacgtcatccagccctcacaggcattggttgctggcttccatcgaggcaagcaggaagatgcccatgaatttctgatgttcattgaggatgccatgaaaagggcatgccttcccgggcacaagcaggtagatcatgactctgaggacaccaccctcatccaccagatatttggaggctgctggagatctcaaatcaagtgtctccactgccagggcgtttcggacacctttgacccttacctggacattgccctggatatccaggcagctcagagtgtgaagcaagctttggaacaggtggtgaagcccgaagaactcaatggagagaatgcctatcattgtggtctttgtctccagaaggcgcctgcctccaagacgttcactctacacacttctgccaaggtcctcatccttgtattgaagagattctccgatgtcacaggcaacaaacttgccaagaatgtgcagtaccctgagtgccttgacatgcagccatacatgtctcagcagaacacaggacctcttgtctatgtcctctatgctgtgctggtccatgctggggggagttgtcacaacggacattacctctcttatgtcaaagctccaggaggccagtggtataaaatggatgacgccgaggtcactgcctgtagcatcgcttctgtcctgagtcaacaggcctatgtcctcttttacatccagaagagtcaactggaaagatgcagtgagagtgtgtcaatagcaataggcagggaaccaggagcccttggtgctgaacacaaagacaggcgagcaacgcaaggagagctccagagagaaccctgcctccaggtacccgacttggaggagcacttggtggaaagagccactcaggaaagcaccttagaccactggaagttcctccaagagcaaaacaaaaccaagcctgacttcaacgtcagaaaagtcgaatgtaccctgcctcccaacgtgcttgtgattcatccatcaaaatacaagagtgggatgaacaaccgtcatcctgaacagcaaagctccctgctgaacctctcttcaaggaacctggcacctcaggagtccatgaacactggcacactcacttctctgcaagggaggaccaggagatccaaagggaggaacaaacacagcaagagggctctgtttgtgtgccagtga